One Halioglobus japonicus DNA segment encodes these proteins:
- a CDS encoding Re/Si-specific NAD(P)(+) transhydrogenase subunit alpha has translation MRIAIPRETQPGENRVPITPDVAKKLVRMGADLHVESGMGTTSGFTDEQYTEVGASIAADRSELFANADMLLRLNKPTAEEIALMKRGAIHISYLDPFNEHALVNAFKDAGITAISMEMIPRTTRSQKMDALSSQANLAGYVMVMKAAAALPRIFPMMMTPAGTLKPANVFVIGAGVAGLQAIATAKRLGAKVTAFDTRPVVAEQVQSLGAKFLEIDLGETGETAGGYAKELTPEQVEMQRQAQKDVIAKSDVVITTAQVFGRKPPVLVTKDMVDGMMPGSVIVDMAAETGGNVEGSVPGETVDCDGVTLIGTGNWASDVARDASQMYSSNLFNLVEDNWSEEQKAFEVDFEDDILPGCIITHGGEITNETIKNIIEGEG, from the coding sequence ATGCGCATCGCGATACCCAGGGAAACTCAACCGGGCGAAAACCGGGTTCCCATCACGCCAGACGTGGCCAAGAAATTGGTCCGTATGGGGGCAGACCTGCACGTGGAGTCCGGAATGGGCACCACTTCAGGATTCACAGACGAGCAGTACACCGAGGTAGGGGCAAGCATTGCCGCTGACCGCAGTGAATTGTTTGCTAATGCAGACATGTTGCTGCGATTGAACAAACCCACCGCAGAAGAAATCGCGCTGATGAAGCGCGGTGCCATTCACATCAGCTACCTGGACCCCTTCAACGAGCACGCGCTTGTGAATGCGTTCAAGGACGCGGGAATAACCGCCATCTCCATGGAGATGATCCCCCGTACCACGCGCAGCCAGAAAATGGATGCCCTCAGTTCCCAGGCCAACCTGGCCGGCTATGTGATGGTCATGAAAGCCGCGGCTGCCCTGCCGCGCATTTTCCCGATGATGATGACACCGGCAGGCACCTTGAAGCCGGCCAATGTTTTTGTCATTGGCGCCGGCGTGGCGGGCCTGCAGGCCATTGCGACCGCCAAACGTCTGGGCGCCAAGGTTACTGCCTTCGACACCCGTCCCGTGGTGGCCGAGCAGGTGCAGTCCCTGGGCGCAAAATTCCTGGAGATCGACCTGGGCGAGACCGGCGAGACCGCCGGTGGCTACGCCAAGGAACTGACCCCAGAGCAGGTGGAAATGCAGCGCCAGGCGCAGAAAGACGTGATCGCCAAGTCCGACGTGGTGATTACCACGGCCCAGGTCTTCGGTCGCAAGCCTCCGGTACTGGTCACCAAAGATATGGTCGATGGCATGATGCCCGGCTCCGTGATTGTCGACATGGCGGCGGAAACCGGCGGTAATGTCGAGGGCTCCGTGCCCGGCGAAACCGTGGATTGCGATGGCGTCACCCTTATCGGCACCGGTAACTGGGCCAGCGACGTCGCCCGGGATGCCAGCCAGATGTACTCCTCCAACCTGTTTAACCTCGTCGAGGACAACTGGAGCGAAGAGCAGAAAGCGTTCGAGGTCGATTTCGAAGACGACATTCTGCCCGGTTGTATCATCACCCATGGTGGTGAGATCACTAACGAGACCATTAAGAACATCATTGAAGGGGAGGGCTGA
- the tatB gene encoding Sec-independent protein translocase protein TatB, with protein MFDIGFTELVIVAVVGLLVIGPERLPGAIRTGSAWLARIKRGFTDIKREVEQELHNDAVMQELKKTQQQLSDEATNINADVQRASHDLNPLGSEKPTDKAE; from the coding sequence ATGTTCGACATCGGTTTTACCGAACTGGTCATCGTGGCCGTTGTCGGCCTGCTGGTGATCGGCCCCGAGCGGTTGCCGGGGGCTATCCGCACCGGCAGTGCCTGGCTGGCACGGATTAAACGTGGCTTCACCGACATCAAGCGTGAAGTCGAACAGGAACTGCACAACGACGCCGTCATGCAGGAGCTCAAGAAAACCCAGCAGCAACTGAGCGACGAGGCGACCAACATCAACGCTGACGTGCAGCGGGCAAGTCACGACCTGAACCCACTGGGCAGCGAAAAACCAACAGACAAAGCCGAATGA
- a CDS encoding NAD(P)(+) transhydrogenase (Re/Si-specific) subunit beta: MENAIQFAYVVSAALFIFGLKQLGSPDTARRGNMISSIGMLVAVVAALLSQGIDYTWILIGVAIGGVVGALAARLVEMTSMPEMVALFNGSGGIASLLVGAAALDPENNGTFTLVTIVLSILIGGLTFTGSLVAYGKLSEKISSAPLMFVGQQVVNGAIVVGILGSAVMFCMNPADPTWLYVVIGLSLLFGIMAVIPIGGADMPVVISLLNSYSGLAACAAGFAVNNNILIVAGSLVGAAGIILTQIMCKAMNRSLSNVLFSGFGSGKQDTTEVEGEIKPISVEDAYYVLEAASSVAIIPGYGMAVAQAQHVVKELTEIMEANGAEVNFGIHPVAGRMPGHMNVLLAEADVPYDQLLEMDDINPRMESVDVAIVIGANDVVNPAARESEGSPIYGMPVINVDQARTVFVLKRSMASGFAGIENPLFYKDNTRMLFGDAKESIGGLVREFG, translated from the coding sequence ATGGAAAATGCAATCCAATTTGCCTACGTGGTATCGGCAGCGCTGTTCATCTTTGGCCTGAAGCAACTCGGCTCACCGGACACCGCCCGCCGCGGCAACATGATCTCCTCCATCGGTATGCTGGTGGCGGTTGTCGCCGCGCTGCTGTCCCAGGGCATCGACTACACCTGGATCCTGATCGGCGTTGCCATCGGTGGTGTGGTTGGCGCGCTCGCCGCACGCCTGGTTGAGATGACCTCCATGCCGGAAATGGTCGCCCTCTTCAACGGCTCAGGCGGTATCGCCAGCCTGTTGGTCGGCGCCGCTGCGCTGGATCCCGAGAACAACGGTACCTTCACTCTGGTGACCATTGTTCTGTCCATCCTGATTGGTGGCCTGACCTTTACTGGCTCACTGGTGGCCTACGGCAAGCTGAGTGAGAAAATCTCCTCGGCCCCGCTGATGTTTGTTGGCCAGCAGGTCGTGAACGGCGCTATCGTGGTCGGTATTCTTGGCAGTGCAGTGATGTTCTGCATGAACCCAGCCGATCCTACCTGGCTGTATGTGGTTATCGGTCTGTCGCTGCTGTTCGGCATCATGGCGGTTATCCCCATTGGTGGTGCCGACATGCCTGTTGTGATTTCCCTGCTGAACTCCTACTCCGGCCTCGCGGCCTGTGCGGCGGGTTTCGCGGTGAACAACAACATCCTGATCGTAGCCGGCTCCCTGGTGGGCGCGGCGGGTATCATCCTGACCCAGATCATGTGTAAGGCGATGAACCGCTCCCTCTCGAACGTGCTGTTCTCCGGCTTCGGCTCTGGCAAGCAGGACACCACCGAGGTGGAAGGTGAGATCAAGCCGATCTCTGTCGAAGACGCTTACTACGTGCTCGAAGCTGCCTCCAGCGTGGCCATCATCCCCGGCTACGGCATGGCGGTTGCCCAGGCACAACACGTGGTGAAAGAACTGACTGAGATCATGGAAGCCAATGGCGCAGAAGTGAACTTCGGTATTCACCCTGTGGCCGGTCGTATGCCAGGACACATGAATGTGTTGCTGGCGGAAGCCGACGTTCCTTACGATCAACTGCTGGAGATGGACGACATCAACCCGCGGATGGAATCGGTCGATGTCGCCATCGTGATCGGCGCCAACGACGTGGTGAACCCGGCGGCACGCGAGAGCGAAGGCAGCCCGATTTATGGCATGCCGGTGATCAACGTGGACCAGGCCCGCACGGTCTTCGTCCTCAAGCGCTCCATGGCCTCTGGTTTTGCCGGCATCGAGAACCCTCTGTTCTATAAGGACAATACGCGGATGCTGTTTGGCGATGCGAAAGAGTCTATCGGAGGGCTGGTTCGCGAGTTTGGTTAA
- a CDS encoding NAD(P) transhydrogenase subunit alpha — protein sequence MVPAEVFLTFILLLSIFLGFELINKVPATLHTPLMSGANAISGITLVGAVGLVGAVDDPDLSKWLGVAAVAFASINVVGGYLVTDRMLAMFKKKEG from the coding sequence ATGGTTCCCGCAGAAGTATTCCTGACGTTCATCCTGTTGCTGTCTATTTTCCTGGGCTTTGAACTGATCAACAAAGTGCCGGCCACCCTGCACACACCACTCATGTCCGGCGCGAACGCGATCTCCGGCATTACCCTGGTGGGCGCGGTTGGCCTGGTAGGCGCGGTCGACGATCCTGACCTGTCCAAATGGCTTGGCGTTGCCGCCGTGGCCTTTGCCTCCATTAACGTGGTGGGCGGTTACCTGGTAACCGACCGAATGCTCGCCATGTTTAAGAAAAAGGAGGGCTAA
- a CDS encoding ATP-dependent DNA helicase: protein MIEIAVSVRDLAAFCHRRGDIDHRFTPSPTAAQGIEGHQRIYRRRPASYQPEYAVEMREAFPGFNLLVRGRADGFDAQAAQVEEIKTCRVDPADIPEAVTRLHIAQATIYAALIARSEGHDSLQVRLTWLNIERDEETYVDREYSAAELASFLEETLAAFGGWLATLADIRRQRDASLTNLPFPHGDFRPGQRDIAELVYKCIDRGGELMVEAPTGIGKTAAVLYPALRALERGKHDGLIFATARTVGRRAAEECLTLMAGAGLSMPWLSLTAKDSICFSPGKACHAQDCPYAEGYYDRLSGALQDAIARGALSRAAIEEVAREHRVCPYQLADDLLPWVDAVIADLHYLYSLYPRLGRLAEHSGRRFTVLLDEAHNLPERARGMYSATLSKPQLMRVKRGVPKSLKRPLERINRQFLVLQKEPWPEPDYYCRPELSDKLQFALLNFTAAVGEQLAEQPTLFQRESALGDFYFNVLHWLRVADYWGEDFVFELQCDADGRNLALALNCLDASRILSAGHARTHAAVAFSATLSPAHWMRQTLGLTENSVCRRLDSPFASEQLEVRLETAVDTRFRARADSLDRLVQVLQEWLANTEGNCMIYFPSYAYMRDALGHIDLGERTLWQQEPGQDLTAREELLAAFVARRNLAAFCILGGAFGEGIDLPGDQLRGVAIVGVGLPQVGRERELLRSWYEAHYGSGFEYAYLYPGMQKVDQALGRVVRTADDRGHALLIDTRYAWSQYRELLPPWWEYRHQPS, encoded by the coding sequence ATGATTGAAATCGCAGTCAGCGTGCGTGACCTGGCGGCGTTTTGCCACCGGCGGGGTGATATCGATCATCGCTTTACCCCTTCACCTACAGCGGCCCAGGGTATCGAGGGTCATCAGCGAATTTACCGGCGTCGCCCGGCGTCTTATCAACCTGAATACGCCGTGGAAATGCGCGAGGCTTTCCCTGGATTCAATCTGCTGGTGCGAGGGCGTGCCGATGGTTTTGACGCCCAGGCGGCGCAGGTGGAGGAGATCAAAACCTGCCGGGTGGATCCGGCGGACATTCCGGAGGCGGTCACCCGGTTGCATATCGCCCAGGCTACAATCTATGCGGCGTTGATTGCCCGCAGTGAGGGGCACGATAGCCTGCAGGTGCGCCTGACCTGGCTGAATATAGAGCGCGACGAGGAGACGTATGTCGATCGGGAATACAGCGCCGCCGAACTGGCGAGTTTTCTGGAAGAAACCCTGGCGGCCTTCGGCGGCTGGTTGGCAACCCTGGCCGATATTCGCCGGCAACGCGACGCCTCACTGACCAACCTGCCATTTCCCCACGGTGACTTTCGCCCCGGCCAGCGCGATATCGCTGAATTGGTCTACAAGTGCATCGACCGCGGTGGTGAGTTAATGGTTGAGGCTCCCACGGGCATTGGCAAAACAGCGGCGGTGCTCTATCCCGCCCTGCGCGCGCTGGAGCGGGGTAAGCATGACGGCCTTATTTTTGCGACGGCACGCACGGTAGGGCGCCGCGCGGCTGAGGAGTGTCTGACTTTGATGGCAGGTGCGGGCCTGAGCATGCCGTGGCTGAGCCTGACGGCCAAGGACAGCATTTGTTTCTCGCCGGGTAAGGCATGTCATGCACAGGATTGCCCCTATGCGGAGGGGTATTACGATCGTCTGTCCGGCGCGCTCCAGGACGCAATAGCGCGCGGCGCGCTGTCCCGGGCGGCGATTGAGGAAGTGGCCCGGGAGCACAGGGTCTGCCCCTACCAGTTGGCGGACGATCTGTTGCCCTGGGTAGATGCGGTGATTGCCGACCTCCATTATCTCTACAGCCTCTATCCGCGCCTCGGACGACTCGCTGAGCACAGTGGCAGGCGATTCACAGTGTTGTTGGACGAGGCTCACAATTTGCCCGAGCGAGCTCGCGGTATGTATAGTGCGACGCTCTCCAAGCCCCAGCTGATGCGCGTTAAGCGTGGCGTGCCAAAGTCGCTGAAGCGTCCCTTGGAGCGGATTAATCGGCAGTTTCTCGTGCTGCAAAAAGAACCCTGGCCAGAGCCGGACTACTACTGCCGGCCGGAGCTGTCAGACAAGTTGCAATTCGCGCTGCTGAATTTCACCGCCGCCGTGGGTGAGCAGCTCGCCGAGCAGCCGACCTTGTTTCAGCGCGAATCAGCCCTTGGTGACTTCTACTTCAATGTGCTGCATTGGCTGCGCGTGGCAGATTATTGGGGAGAGGACTTTGTGTTCGAGCTGCAGTGTGATGCCGATGGCCGCAACCTGGCGCTGGCGCTGAATTGTCTGGATGCGTCGCGCATACTCAGTGCCGGCCACGCCCGCACTCACGCGGCGGTGGCTTTCTCCGCCACCCTCTCGCCGGCCCACTGGATGCGCCAGACTCTGGGTCTTACCGAGAATTCGGTGTGCCGGCGACTGGACTCCCCCTTTGCCAGTGAACAACTGGAGGTGCGGCTGGAGACAGCGGTGGATACCCGTTTCCGGGCCCGGGCTGACAGCCTCGATCGGCTGGTGCAGGTTCTGCAGGAATGGCTGGCCAATACCGAAGGGAACTGCATGATCTACTTTCCCTCCTATGCCTATATGCGCGATGCACTGGGCCACATCGACCTGGGTGAGCGAACCCTGTGGCAACAGGAGCCCGGACAGGACCTCACTGCCAGGGAGGAATTACTTGCAGCGTTTGTCGCCCGGCGCAATCTCGCTGCGTTCTGTATTCTCGGGGGTGCGTTCGGTGAAGGCATCGACCTGCCCGGTGACCAACTGCGGGGCGTGGCTATTGTCGGGGTAGGGTTGCCTCAGGTGGGACGTGAGCGGGAGCTGTTGCGGTCCTGGTATGAGGCCCACTATGGCAGCGGTTTTGAGTACGCCTATCTCTATCCCGGCATGCAGAAGGTGGATCAGGCCCTTGGCCGGGTCGTGCGCACCGCCGACGATCGCGGTCACGCCCTGTTAATTGATACCCGCTATGCCTGGTCGCAGTACCGCGAGCTTTTGCCACCCTGGTGGGAGTACCGTCACCAGCCCAGCTGA
- a CDS encoding phosphoribosyl-ATP diphosphatase: MSDVLAELATTLEQRKNAAPEESYVSSLYHKGLNKILEKVGEEATEVILAAKDLEAGGSRSEFVGEVADLWFHSMVAMAQLDVDHSEVMDCLAQRFGISGLDEKAARSEQQD, translated from the coding sequence ATGAGCGATGTACTGGCTGAATTGGCCACCACCCTGGAGCAACGCAAGAATGCCGCACCGGAAGAATCATACGTTTCCAGCCTGTACCACAAAGGCCTGAACAAGATTCTCGAAAAGGTGGGCGAAGAGGCCACCGAAGTCATTCTCGCGGCCAAGGACCTGGAAGCGGGTGGCAGCCGCAGCGAATTTGTCGGAGAAGTGGCCGACCTGTGGTTTCACAGCATGGTCGCCATGGCCCAGCTGGACGTCGATCACAGCGAAGTTATGGATTGCCTGGCACAACGATTCGGTATCTCAGGCCTGGACGAAAAGGCCGCGAGATCCGAGCAACAAGATTGA
- a CDS encoding mechanosensitive ion channel family protein has protein sequence MWNISKCMAMLAILIFPATLSWAQGDEPAPDVSARELIETAQKSEQLVEEISSTDPNALEDQASPLAAMLGLREAMRKHDYEAAGKFLDRRYIEDEIGDFTDEQLLRALSYVWNRQNILDITAISDAPEGKLNDGLPNYRDQIGLVTLSDEEVPIYLQRVPDGKGGRIWKLSNATVAKIPLMWDELGFNEAAIKVSNFLPEFTFMGMQNWQVLGAVIAFILAWPAAAIISYVLMRIALLIPNRFPLGIKRFFKGSFRFFLFLHLVRYFIGELGLSLTARILIESAGFDYIAWTVLIMGLLSLLRDYQIRKMQYAGNTHYVALLKPFTTIVKVMVVTIIALYWAKQAGYDMSTILAGLGVGSLAVALAAQKTLENVIGAITLYTARPVSAGDFCRFGDVTGTVEEIGLRSTLIRTLDRSMVVIPNSVFSSVEIENFTQRDRIRFFRRYQMILPSREQLEHVLEAVREMMSKHEKVLADTVSVRFENIQAGTAILRLDAGVDTVIFQEFLVVAEELNLGIVEIGDASGARFDGPRQLIEFEHPEEQASAS, from the coding sequence ATGTGGAATATCAGCAAGTGCATGGCGATGCTCGCCATACTCATTTTCCCCGCCACACTCAGCTGGGCGCAGGGCGATGAGCCAGCGCCGGATGTCTCTGCTCGCGAGCTGATCGAGACCGCGCAGAAGTCTGAACAACTGGTAGAAGAGATCTCCTCGACCGACCCAAACGCCCTGGAAGATCAGGCCTCACCCCTCGCCGCCATGCTGGGCCTGCGCGAGGCCATGCGTAAACACGATTACGAAGCCGCGGGTAAATTCCTGGACCGCCGCTATATCGAGGACGAAATTGGCGATTTCACGGACGAGCAACTCCTGAGGGCACTCAGCTACGTCTGGAACCGCCAGAATATTCTCGACATCACCGCCATTAGCGACGCGCCGGAAGGCAAGCTCAACGACGGTCTGCCCAACTACCGCGACCAGATTGGCCTGGTGACCCTTAGCGATGAGGAGGTACCGATTTATCTCCAACGGGTACCGGACGGCAAAGGTGGTCGCATCTGGAAGCTGTCGAACGCGACCGTCGCCAAGATCCCCTTGATGTGGGACGAACTGGGCTTTAACGAAGCGGCCATCAAAGTGTCCAACTTCCTGCCCGAGTTCACTTTCATGGGAATGCAGAACTGGCAGGTCCTGGGCGCGGTGATCGCCTTTATACTCGCCTGGCCGGCCGCCGCCATCATCAGCTATGTACTGATGCGCATCGCACTGCTCATTCCCAACCGGTTCCCCCTGGGCATCAAGCGCTTCTTCAAGGGCTCCTTCCGGTTCTTCCTGTTTCTGCACCTGGTGCGCTATTTCATCGGCGAACTGGGCCTGTCGCTCACCGCACGCATTCTGATCGAATCCGCCGGCTTCGACTACATCGCCTGGACCGTGCTCATCATGGGGCTGCTGTCCCTCTTGCGCGACTACCAGATCCGCAAAATGCAGTATGCTGGCAATACCCACTACGTCGCCCTGCTCAAGCCCTTCACGACCATCGTCAAAGTTATGGTGGTCACCATTATTGCCCTGTACTGGGCCAAGCAGGCCGGCTATGACATGTCGACGATTCTCGCCGGCCTCGGCGTGGGCTCACTGGCAGTGGCCCTGGCAGCCCAGAAGACTCTCGAGAATGTGATTGGCGCAATCACCCTCTATACCGCCCGCCCGGTGAGCGCAGGAGATTTCTGCCGCTTCGGCGATGTCACTGGAACGGTAGAGGAAATCGGTTTGCGCTCTACCCTCATCCGCACCCTGGATCGCTCCATGGTGGTCATCCCCAACTCGGTATTCTCCTCGGTCGAAATCGAGAACTTCACCCAGCGTGATCGCATCCGCTTCTTCCGCCGTTACCAGATGATTCTGCCCTCGCGGGAACAGTTGGAGCACGTGCTCGAGGCCGTGCGGGAGATGATGAGCAAACACGAAAAGGTGCTGGCAGACACGGTCAGCGTGCGCTTTGAGAATATCCAGGCAGGCACAGCCATACTGCGCCTCGACGCCGGCGTAGACACGGTAATCTTCCAGGAGTTTCTCGTCGTGGCCGAAGAGCTCAACCTCGGCATCGTCGAAATCGGCGACGCATCCGGCGCCCGCTTCGACGGGCCGCGCCAGTTGATCGAGTTCGAACATCCCGAAGAGCAAGCCAGCGCCTCATGA
- the tatA gene encoding twin-arginine translocase TatA/TatE family subunit: MGLGGISVWQLLIILAILVMLFGTKRLRTLGSDLGSAVKGFRSSMSEDDKADPQEQAATEEEAKDK; this comes from the coding sequence ATGGGTTTAGGTGGTATCAGTGTATGGCAGTTGCTCATTATCCTCGCCATTCTAGTGATGTTGTTTGGCACCAAGCGCCTGCGGACGCTGGGTTCAGACCTGGGCAGTGCCGTCAAAGGCTTCCGCAGCAGCATGTCTGAGGACGACAAGGCGGACCCGCAGGAGCAGGCCGCGACCGAAGAAGAAGCCAAGGACAAGTAA
- the tatC gene encoding twin-arginine translocase subunit TatC, with product MSEADIDDQPLPLVAHLTELRDRILRALLAVLIVFICLFPFANEIYAFVSEPLRALLPEGATMIATEVASPFLTPFKLTLVTAVFIAIPYVLYQIWSFVAPGMYKHEKRFAIPMLVSSILLFYAGAAFAYFVVFPLIFAFFTSVGPEGITIMTDINSYLNFVLKLFFAFGIAFEIPIAAVILIWAGITDADSLARKRPYIIVGCFIFGMLLTPPDVISQSLLAIPMWILFEFGVFFGRFIQQRNQQPDPT from the coding sequence ATGAGCGAAGCGGATATCGACGACCAGCCCCTGCCGCTGGTAGCCCACCTTACCGAACTGCGCGACCGTATTCTTCGCGCGCTGCTGGCAGTACTCATAGTGTTTATCTGCCTGTTCCCCTTTGCCAACGAGATCTATGCCTTCGTGTCGGAGCCGCTGCGCGCGCTGCTGCCGGAAGGCGCAACCATGATTGCTACCGAAGTGGCATCGCCTTTTCTGACGCCGTTCAAGCTCACTCTGGTCACCGCCGTCTTTATCGCCATCCCCTACGTGCTCTACCAGATCTGGAGCTTTGTTGCGCCGGGCATGTACAAACATGAAAAGCGTTTCGCCATTCCCATGTTGGTGTCGAGCATTCTGCTCTTCTATGCAGGCGCGGCCTTTGCCTATTTCGTCGTGTTCCCCCTGATCTTCGCGTTTTTTACCAGCGTGGGGCCCGAGGGCATTACCATCATGACCGACATCAATAGCTACCTGAACTTTGTGCTCAAGCTGTTTTTCGCCTTCGGTATTGCCTTTGAGATTCCCATCGCCGCCGTCATCCTGATCTGGGCGGGCATTACCGACGCCGATAGCCTGGCCCGCAAACGGCCCTATATCATCGTCGGCTGCTTTATTTTCGGCATGCTGCTGACACCGCCAGATGTGATCTCCCAGTCACTGCTGGCAATCCCCATGTGGATTCTGTTTGAGTTCGGTGTGTTCTTTGGACGCTTTATCCAACAGCGCAATCAACAGCCGGACCCGACCTGA
- a CDS encoding ABC transporter transmembrane domain-containing protein has protein sequence MNRPKGALSSLFPVFRLLWPYKIRLVAASLALLFTAGATLALGRGLQVLIDEGIGGGTSEDLRAAITLILTIAVAIAAGTFVRFYLVSWLGERVSADLRKGVFNNIVRLHPGYFETNRSGEIMSRLTTDTTLLQTIIGSSFSMALRSALTTSGALVMMFITNLKLSLYIALGVPLVLLPIIFFGRRVRRLSNQSQDSIANVGSYAGEVIQHIRVVQSYTREQFESDAFAGEVEDAFKVARRRIRQRALLIGGAIFMLFASMSAMMWEGGQDVISGRMTGGELGAFVFYAVMVGSGFGTLSEVWGELQRAAGAAERLVELLNTRSLIADPGEQAVPDNNRRPALTLNNVSFSYPTRPEVLALTDFSLDIRAGQSLALVGPSGAGKSTVIDLLQRFYDPQQGQISLDGRDIRELGLQQLRSHIALVPQQPALFTGDVRYNIAYGRPDASDEDIYAAARAAHAHEFISQLPEGYQSHLGEQGVRLSGGQRQRIAIARAILNDPQILLLDEATSALDTESEYQVQKALEELMQNRTTVIIAHRLSTILHADRIAVLDQGRIVATGRHEELLESSELYARLASLQFREATE, from the coding sequence ATGAATCGACCCAAGGGAGCCTTGAGCTCGCTGTTCCCCGTATTCCGACTGCTGTGGCCCTATAAAATTCGCCTGGTGGCCGCCAGCTTAGCGCTGTTGTTCACCGCCGGCGCGACACTCGCGCTGGGTCGCGGACTGCAGGTACTCATCGACGAGGGCATAGGTGGCGGCACCAGCGAGGACCTGCGAGCGGCGATTACCCTCATACTCACGATTGCCGTCGCCATTGCCGCGGGCACCTTCGTACGTTTCTACCTGGTGTCATGGCTTGGCGAGCGTGTCAGTGCCGACCTGCGCAAGGGGGTTTTCAATAATATCGTGCGCCTGCACCCGGGATACTTTGAAACCAATCGCTCCGGCGAAATCATGTCGCGCCTCACCACGGACACCACGCTGCTGCAGACCATTATCGGTTCCTCCTTCAGCATGGCGCTGCGCAGTGCCCTCACCACCTCGGGTGCGCTGGTGATGATGTTCATCACCAATCTCAAGCTCAGCCTATACATTGCCCTGGGCGTGCCGCTAGTACTCCTGCCCATTATTTTCTTTGGCCGACGAGTGCGACGCCTGTCAAACCAGAGTCAGGACAGTATCGCCAACGTGGGCAGCTACGCCGGCGAAGTCATTCAGCACATTCGCGTGGTACAGAGCTACACCCGCGAGCAGTTCGAAAGCGATGCCTTTGCCGGTGAGGTCGAAGACGCTTTCAAGGTTGCCCGGCGACGCATCCGCCAGCGCGCCCTGCTCATTGGCGGCGCCATCTTCATGCTGTTTGCGAGCATGTCTGCGATGATGTGGGAGGGCGGCCAGGATGTGATCAGCGGCCGCATGACCGGCGGTGAACTTGGCGCCTTCGTATTCTACGCGGTAATGGTCGGCTCGGGCTTTGGCACCCTCTCGGAAGTATGGGGTGAACTGCAGCGCGCCGCAGGCGCCGCAGAGCGGCTGGTAGAACTACTCAACACCCGCAGCCTGATTGCCGACCCGGGCGAGCAAGCTGTCCCGGACAACAATCGTCGGCCTGCGCTGACGCTCAACAATGTCTCTTTCAGCTACCCGACCCGCCCGGAAGTGTTGGCCCTCACGGACTTCAGCCTCGACATTCGCGCCGGCCAAAGCTTGGCGCTGGTGGGGCCATCCGGCGCCGGTAAATCGACGGTCATTGACTTACTGCAACGCTTCTACGACCCACAGCAGGGTCAGATCAGCCTGGACGGCAGAGACATCCGGGAACTGGGCCTGCAGCAATTGCGGTCCCATATAGCCCTGGTGCCCCAGCAACCGGCCCTGTTTACGGGCGATGTCCGCTACAACATTGCCTACGGCCGCCCCGACGCCAGTGACGAAGACATTTATGCCGCAGCCCGCGCCGCTCACGCCCACGAATTTATCAGCCAGTTACCCGAGGGCTACCAAAGTCACCTTGGCGAACAGGGCGTGCGCCTCTCGGGCGGCCAGCGCCAGCGCATCGCCATCGCCCGCGCCATTCTCAATGACCCGCAAATCCTGCTGCTGGACGAGGCCACCAGTGCTCTCGACACGGAAAGCGAGTACCAGGTGCAGAAGGCCCTTGAAGAGCTGATGCAGAACCGCACTACGGTCATCATCGCCCACCGGCTATCCACCATCCTCCATGCGGATCGGATTGCTGTGCTGGATCAGGGCAGGATTGTCGCTACTGGGCGACATGAGGAGTTGTTGGAATCCAGTGAGCTGTATGCACGGTTGGCCAGCTTGCAGTTTCGGGAGGCGACGGAGTAA